One Azospirillum sp. B510 genomic window carries:
- a CDS encoding molybdopterin oxidoreductase family protein, whose translation MSAQFLPTACPHDCPSTCALEVERLAPDRIGKVRGAAENSYTAGVICAKVSRYAERAHSPDRLKTPLLRNGPKGSGQWKPIGWDEALDRIADAFLTAERTYGPEAVWPYFYAGTMGLVQRGGIQRLRHAKGYSRQTSTVCDTPANMGWLAGYGDIRGADPREMAESDLIVNWGGNPVATQVNVMTHVSRARKGRGAKLVTIDPYRTGTAEVSDLHLMLRPGTDGALACAVMHVLFRDGHADRAYLDRLAGDTTALEAHLASRTPEWAASITGLGVAEIEEFARLYGTTKRSYLRVGYGLSRAHNGAAQVHAVSCLPVVTGAWQHRGGGALYCSSGIYKLDKTLSEGLDRLDTGVRSFDQSRIGAVLTGDPRDLTSGPPVTAMLIQNTNPVTICPDSTRVRQGFLREDLFVAVHEQFMTDTAKLADLVIPATTFLEHDDIYRGGGQMHILIGRKVIEPQHEARENHWVISELARRVGAEHPGFGMTALEIIDAMLKASNLGDAATLTERRWIDAQPDFETSHFLNGFAHPDNKFRFAPDWAALGPYGGMPAMPDHMPPGRDADADHPFRLVTAPARQFLNTSFTETLTAQRREGRPTALIHPDDATGLGLADGDAVRLGNPQGSVVVHAKPFAGVPRGVVIVEGIWPNGAFVEGMGINSLTSPEPVPPAGGAAFHDTAVWMRAA comes from the coding sequence TTGTCGGCCCAGTTCCTCCCCACCGCCTGTCCGCATGATTGTCCCAGCACCTGCGCCCTGGAGGTCGAGCGTCTCGCCCCCGACCGCATCGGCAAGGTGCGCGGTGCCGCCGAGAACAGCTATACCGCCGGCGTCATCTGCGCGAAGGTCAGCCGCTATGCCGAACGGGCGCATTCGCCGGACCGGCTGAAGACCCCGCTGCTGCGCAACGGCCCCAAGGGCTCCGGCCAGTGGAAGCCGATCGGCTGGGACGAGGCGCTGGACCGCATCGCCGACGCCTTCCTGACCGCCGAGCGGACCTATGGCCCGGAAGCGGTCTGGCCCTATTTCTACGCCGGCACCATGGGGCTGGTGCAGCGCGGCGGCATCCAGCGCCTGCGCCACGCCAAGGGCTATTCGCGCCAGACCAGCACGGTGTGCGACACGCCGGCCAACATGGGCTGGCTCGCCGGCTATGGCGACATCCGCGGCGCCGATCCGCGCGAGATGGCGGAGAGCGACCTGATCGTCAATTGGGGCGGCAACCCGGTGGCGACCCAGGTCAACGTGATGACCCATGTCAGCCGCGCCCGCAAGGGCCGCGGCGCCAAGCTGGTCACCATCGATCCCTACCGCACCGGCACGGCCGAGGTCTCCGACCTGCATCTGATGCTGCGGCCGGGCACCGACGGGGCGCTGGCCTGCGCGGTGATGCATGTGCTGTTCCGCGACGGTCACGCCGACCGCGCCTATCTGGACCGGCTGGCCGGCGACACCACGGCGCTGGAGGCCCATCTCGCCAGCCGCACGCCGGAATGGGCGGCATCCATCACCGGCCTGGGCGTGGCGGAGATCGAGGAATTCGCCCGTCTCTACGGCACGACCAAGCGCAGCTACCTGCGGGTCGGCTACGGCCTGTCGCGCGCCCACAATGGCGCGGCGCAGGTTCATGCCGTATCCTGCCTGCCGGTGGTCACCGGGGCGTGGCAGCACAGGGGTGGCGGCGCGCTCTATTGCTCGTCCGGCATCTACAAGCTGGACAAGACCCTGTCGGAAGGGCTGGACCGGCTCGACACCGGCGTGCGCAGCTTCGACCAGTCGCGCATCGGCGCGGTGCTGACCGGCGACCCGCGCGACCTGACCAGCGGCCCGCCGGTGACGGCGATGCTGATCCAGAACACCAACCCGGTGACGATCTGCCCGGATTCGACCCGGGTCCGCCAGGGCTTCCTGCGCGAGGATCTGTTCGTCGCGGTGCATGAGCAGTTCATGACCGACACCGCCAAGCTCGCCGATCTGGTGATCCCCGCCACCACCTTCCTGGAGCATGACGACATCTACCGTGGCGGCGGCCAGATGCACATCCTGATCGGCCGCAAGGTGATCGAGCCGCAGCATGAGGCGCGCGAGAACCATTGGGTGATCAGCGAACTCGCCCGCCGCGTCGGCGCCGAGCATCCGGGATTCGGCATGACCGCGCTGGAGATCATCGACGCCATGTTGAAGGCGTCCAACCTGGGCGACGCGGCGACGCTGACCGAACGGCGCTGGATCGACGCCCAGCCGGATTTCGAGACCTCGCATTTCCTCAACGGCTTCGCCCATCCCGACAACAAGTTCCGCTTCGCCCCCGACTGGGCGGCGCTCGGCCCCTATGGCGGCATGCCGGCGATGCCCGACCATATGCCGCCCGGCCGCGACGCCGACGCCGATCATCCGTTCCGCCTCGTCACCGCGCCGGCCCGCCAGTTCCTCAACACCTCCTTCACCGAGACGCTGACCGCCCAGCGCCGGGAAGGCCGTCCCACCGCGCTGATCCATCCGGACGACGCGACCGGGCTGGGTCTGGCCGACGGCGACGCGGTGCGGCTGGGCAATCCGCAGGGCAGTGTCGTGGTCCATGCCAAGCCCTTCGCCGGGGTGCCGCGCGGCGTGGTGATCGTCGAGGGCATCTGGCCGAACGGCGCCTTCGTCGAGGGCATGGGCATCAACAGCCTGACCTCGCCCGAGCCGGTGCCGCCGGCCGGTGGGGCGGCGTTCCATGACACGGCGGTGTGGATGCGGGCGGCGTAA